agtcctgaggtctgtggtgagaggttggactcgatgatcctccaggtcttttccaaccttagtgattctgtgatactgtggtaggAGGAGCCCCTAGgggtccatggcagggagttggaactggatgatctttaaggtcccttctcacccaacccattctatgatctaaaCCACTCTGTTGTCAAAAACCATCCTCTGATTCTCTGTGTCTCCaggtggctgagctgcctcaccTGGGAACTCTCCTTGCAGGGGTTCACCAAGCAAGATGGAGGGACCAAGAGATCCCTGGGGACCATGCACCCAGAGCCACCAGAAGGCCCtgggaaagcaaaagcaaaggcacaACACTTGGCTGTAtttgtgggttggggtttttgttttcaccATCTAAACATCAATGATTTTTGACTGGACCAATGATTAAATGTTTTCCTgggagatcataaagtccaaaaaaaaaaaaccccaccccaaacccaaattaatttaaatgtttctgaaaaggcattaaaaaaaaataaacaaacagaaagaagtggggggggggatttAAATCAAACAAATAAATCCCTCTGAGAAGGCCTTTTGTCATTTGCAACCAATACAAGTGCCTGTTGTTATGAAGGGTTCATAAATAAGCTGCTTTTGGGCACGCTTTCATACCATCCAGAAAATGAATCCATTGAAGGTGATTTACAGCCTGGTTGGTtgcttggggtttgggtttttttgggggggtgttttCCCACTGGGATTAGAGCTGCTCCCAAACGTTTTTCTGCCACAGACCTGCCAGAGGTGACCTGCACCTAATGGTTTGAGGCTCTGGCCCTGATCTtctagaatcagtcagggttggaagggaccacaaggagaggagaggagagtttcagttcggttcggagaggagaggttcggagaggttcagagaggagaggagaggttcagagaggagaggttcagagaggagaggagaagtgaggagaggagaggttcagagaggagaggagaagtgaggagaggagaggataggttcagagaggagaggttcagagaggagaggagaagtgaggttcagagaggagaggttcagagaggagaggttcggagaggagaggttcggagaggagaggagaggttcggagaggagaggttcggagaggttcggagaggttcggagaggagaggttcggagaggagaggagcggagaggagaggttcggagaggagaggagaggttcggagaggagaggttcggagaggttcggagaggagaggagaggttcggagaggagaggttcagagaggagaggtttggagaggttcggagaggagaggttcggagaggagaggagcggagaggagaggttcggagaggttcggagaggttcggagaggagaggttcagagaggagaggtttggagaggttcggagaggagaggttcggagaggagaggagcggagaggagaggttcggagaggagaggttcggagaggttcggagaggttcggagaggagaggttcggagaggagaggttcggagaggttcggagaggagaggttcggagaggagaggagaggagaggagaggagaggagaggagaggagaggttcggtgaggagaggttcggagaggagaggagaggagaggagaggagaggagaggagaggagaggagaggagaggagaggagagaagaggagaggagaggagaggagaggagaggagaggagaggagaggagaggagaggagaggagaggagaggagagaccttcgcgatcatcgtgtccaacccatcatccaacaccacctaataactaaaccatggcaccaagcaccctatcaagtctcctcctaaacacctccaataatggtgactccaccacctccccaggcggcccatttcaatgggcaatcactctgtgtaaaatttcttcctaacctccagcctaaacctcccctggcacagcctgagactgtgtcctcttgttctggtgctggttgcctgggagaagacaccaacccccacctggctacaacctcccttcaagtagttgtagagaacaagaaggtctcccctgatcatctagttccaaccccctgccatgggcagggacaccccacactagatcagggtggccagagcctcatccagcctgctcttaaacacccccagggacggggcctcaaccacctccctggacaacccattccagggcttcaccactctcatggggaagaacttcctcctcacctccagcctgaatctccccacctccagcttcattccattccccctagtcctatcactacctgagatcctgagcagtccctctccagccttcttgtagctcccttcagatactggaaggccacaatgaggtcaccttggagccttctcttctccagactgaacagccccaactccctcagtctgtgctcatgaAGTTGTTTGGATGTGCATGGTTTAAGTAATGCtggcaaagaaataaaacaaaaagaggTAAAAGTGATTTTaatcttctctttttatttatttttggtgtGTGTCTGAGGACAAAATGAGGCCACTGAGATCCTCCAGGAGGGCTTGAGTGGATGCCAGCCACGGGAAGTGCAGCTCTCTGCGGGGGAGATGTTGCCACAGGCGGTGTTGAGACATCCCAGGGCCGCTTCCCACCACtctgattcatagattcactgAATggttcgggttggaagggacctgaaagatcacccaggtccaaccctctgccatgggcagggacacctcccaccagcccaggttgctcaaggcctcatcctacTTGGCCTTGCGCACCTTCATGGAAGgatcatccacaacctccctgggcaacctgtgccagtgtctccccagcctcactggaaatgGTGCTGGTGATGGAGATTGAGACTGACACCTTGCAcagatggggaaactgaggcatgtgAGCTAGAAGGCTTCATACAGCTCTCTGCAGTACAACTTTGATGTCAAGGCTTGCTGGGGAacctcccacccctcccacccccccattcTGTCCTTCCTAACAGCCACACCTTGTGAGAACCACCACAGGGAACAattcctgagggggtctggagacaggacaagggggaaggaatggtttgaagctgaggcacagcagggttagactggagctgaggaagaagttcttcagtaggaggctggtgagagtctggcacagccagctgtggctgcctcctccatggaggtgttcaaggccaggttggatgaagccttgagcagctgagtctagctgagaggtgtccctgggcacggtggggaggttggagcagatgatctctaagatcccttccaacctgagccatcctaGGAGACCAAGGAGCCAAAAATCACAACCCTGCAGTAAAGCCACCATGCCCTGccatcagccctgctgcctgctcctcctgcccgtGGAGCTTTCCTCCTTTGATAAGTGGGggatgttctcctccccctcctgcaaTTTATCCTGTAGAATTTCACACCAGGAAACAGCTTCATTACATCAACAACAGGAAGACCCCACTGAtttgtcacacacacacacacaaaaccactcCAGCTGTTAGTCACACAtcaagggaagaggggaaggaagcaaaggggaaaaggaaaaaggggggaaaaaggaattaaaaataaaaagagggtTGAGGGAGGAATAAGAAAAAGGAttgaaaggaataaaaagaggggggaggaatggaaaaaaaaaagattaaaaggaattttaaaaggataaaaaggaattaaaaaatataaaagggtataaaaagggtaaaaaagaataaaaaaggataaaaaagaatttcaaaaaggataaaaaggaatttcaaaaaggataaaaaggaataaaaagggggagaaggagtaaaaaaggggggaaggaataAAGCAAAGTGGGGGAAGGAATTAAAAAtaggggggaaagggaatttTAAAAAGGAGTGAAAGGAATATAAAAAGTGggggaaggaataaaaaaaggataaaaaggaacaaaaatatggggggaaaggaataaaaaaaagagagagagagaaaggggaaataaaaaagggggaaagggaatttaaaaagggaaaaatggaatttaaaggggggggaaagggaatttaaaaagggaaaaaagggaaataaaaaaaggggggaagggaatttaaaagggggaaaaggggaatttaaaaggggggaaatggaattttaaaagggaaaaagggaattgAAAAAGGGAATTaacaaagggaaaaggggaattaaaaagggggggaaagggaattaAAAAAGGCGGGAAAGGGAAtttaaaagggggaaaggggaattaaaaaggggggaaatggaattttaaaaggggaaaagggaatttaaaagggggaaaagggaatttaaaaagggggaaaaggggaatttaaaaagggggaaaagggggaattaaaaaaggggaaaaggaaattaaaagggggaaaaggaaattaaaagggggaaaggaaattaaaaggggggggaagggggaattAAAAACGGAGGAAAGGGAATtttaaaagggggaaagggggaattaaaaaagggaaaaaggggaattaaaaaagggggaaaaggggaattaaaaagggaaaagggggaattttaaatgggaaaaagagggaattttaaaaggggaaaagggaatttaagaagggaaaaagggggaattaaaaaagggaaaaggggaattaaaaaagggaaaaggggaattaaaaaggggggaaaagggaattttaaaaggggaaaaagggaatttaaaaaggggaaaaaagaattaaaaacaggaggaggaaggaaataaaaggaggaaaattcaTTTTAGAGAGGTGGgaaaatgaatttttaaaaaaggggggaaaggaataaaaaaggaaggaaggaattaaaaaaaaaaaggcaattaaaaaaaaaaaaggagggaaataaaaggaaatacgTGGGATTTTCTAAAAGAACCAAAGCACAACCCCCAAGCCCTCAcctttggttggtggtttgttgttgcgGGGGGGAGCTGTGAcgctcagggctgctctttaGTGTGAACCTCTCTGCAGAGAGGCAAAGGAGCTGCCCGGCTATTCCATAACCACCCATCACCCCTGGGAGGATCAGTTCATATCTGAGCCTCTTCTTGCTCTTCCTGCTCCGTGATTGCTTGGGAAAAGAAAGATTAATTCCAacttttaaaaaagagaaaacactaTTTTTATCATTGCCAGCCAGTCTagatgggctggggagggaaaaaaaaaaggaaagaaaaaggggggaaaaggggggaggaaagggaaaaaagggaggagaaggaaaaaaaaaaaagaagtaaaaagcaCTTGCTTGTCGTTTTACATCTTGCAATTTTGTCAGTTGTTTTAAAACATGTCTCCTGTAATAAATAAGATCATTTTTATGCACTTGTTCTGCAGCTAAAAGCCAGCCCCGGGCTGGCGCGGCGCTGGGGAAGAGGTGGGAccgggagcagggcagggaaaacCGCTGACTGCGGAGCTTTTTGGCTCGGCCGCTGCCTCGTTAACTGGGTGGCTAATTGAGGATGATTTCCCCGTAAAGCAGCAGCCCCGGCGAGCTCCGACACGCTCGGCTTTTACAGAGCGTCggaggatcacagaaccacacaactgctgggcttgggagagATCCCGGAGTCCAACCGCTCGCCTGGAGCTCacggtccctcagcaccacatccacccaggggtggggactccagcgcctccctgggcagcctgttccactcacctggagctcacaaCCCCACCAGTGCTGCTAACCACTGCCTCTGAACCACATCcgtcagcaccacatccacgttgcttttaaatacatccaggggtggtgactccagctcctccctgggcagcctgtgccagtgcctggcaACCCGtgctgggaagaagtttttcccagtatccaacctgaacctcccctggcacaacttgaggccatttcctcttgtcctgccacttgttgcatgtgagaccagcccccacctcactccaaccttctttgagggcgttgtagagggcaatgaggcctcctctcagcctcctcttccgaaggctaaacaaccccagctccctcagccacccctcatgagacttgtgttcaaggcccttcaccagcttagttgctcttctttggacatgctccagcaccttcttggagcaaggggcccaaaactgaaccccatACTTGAGGTACGGCCTCACCAGCGCAGGGAATCTTGGATGCCCATCCTGCTGTGTTACTTCCATTTGGCAAAGGCTCTTGCCTCTTTAGTTTGAATATCCTTTGTCACAGGCAGTGTCTAAGCAGAGAGTGACTTGTCCTGGAGCAGAACAAGACCTGAAAGCCTTCTTCTAGAGAGCTCCTACTGGAGGGAAgtttcatttcctctcctctggtCACTGTTGTCCTCAGTGCAAACAGGACCTGTGCAGGTGACAGAACCACAGACAGGGAGGGcaccagcactgggcagggatcATCAGGACCCACCACAACCCTTTGATGAAGCAGACATGAGATGAATCCAGACACATTCTCTGGTGCTGAGTAGAGCAGGATCAGGCCTCTAAGATGACCCAGGCTTGGGGTGGGGGATGATAAAGGCAGCCCTGGAGGTATCTATTGCTGCTTCATGCCCTCCTTGTGTTccagcatccccatccctgtggcTCTAATGCACTGGTCCCACcttgttttctgctgttttgtTAGCCTCTGTTGATGTTGGCGTAGGACTGGAGTGGCTTTGAGGGaagactttcttctttttcctccttccttgaaTGGCTCCTTTGAAAGGCAGCTCCTCTCCGCTTACCTCCCGCTCCCAGCCCTGAATCAATCCTGTGGTCAGCTTtggggaaaggcagagggggaaaagaagaagaaaaaaagcctcaCAAAGAGGGAAAATCGACAAGTCCTGACCGTGGGCATGATTGATAGGGGTGGGAGAAGTGGgactggctgctgggctgcgcCGGGGCCGTGCCAGTGCTCACCAGGGAAATCCAGCAAAGCCTTTTTTCCCAGAAGCTGGAGCAGCCTTGGAGAGGGGTGGCTGTGTGAACTTAATAATAGCAGCTTTGTTGGAACATAAAGCTCCTGTCAGGACTCAGCGTGATTCATTAGAGGTGTCtgcctctctccagctttcccctctctgggctggcagagagggactgaaacccaaacccagggaaggcagggagggcagaaggCCCCAGAAAAGTTGGTTCCTCCTCAGCGTCCCCTGCACCACCACCGCCACAAGCAATCGCCACGAGCCTGCTGTTGGCAGACAATCCACCTCCAGCCatgaaggagaggggggaaatgcCCAGCCTTCAGAGTGACCAAGGTGCAggtggcacagcacagagcccagagGGACAGGTGACCAGGCTGTCCCTGGGGAATTTGTTCCAGGTAAGCTTTGATTTGAGCAGCTCAGTGGTGCTGTCACCCAACCAAACACTCAACTCTTCACTTTTTGGTACCAGGCAGGTGGGtccagcctgtgcagcctggcacgtggctgcctggcactgcaggaggAGTACCcagcagacatggcacttcaggacgtggtttaatggccatgatggcgttgggttaatggttggatttgatgaccttaaaggtcttttccaaccaaaatgccTCGATGATGCCATcagctcctgccttcctccccggACACACCACTCTTGGGCATGCAGGGGTGAGGCTGGTCAGAGGGCACAGGGACTGGGGCATGGCAGCaagggtgctgagctgtgccatgAAGATCTAGCTGTGCTAGGCTGATCTCATCAAAACCCTGCCAGCAGTACCATGCCATGGTGTGATAGCtgagccattccatgccatGATAAACCATGCTGGGCATGCCATGCCAGCTGAGTCATGCTGTGCAGTAAgatgctgtgccagcagtgctATACCAGCCGAGCTGTGCCATGCCATGTCAAACTGTACCAGCAGTGCCATGTCATGCCACCCAAACCATATCATACCAAGCTGTCTTAGCAGCACCATGCCATGCTATCCAAGCTGTGCAATGCCATGCCAAGTCATGCCAGTCATTCCAACCTCTGCTACCTGAGCCATGCCACGTTCTGCCAAGCTGTACCAGCAGTGCCATGCCATACCAAATCATGTCACCCATGCCATGCCAAGATATGTCATGCCAAGCTGTGGCACCTGAGCTACGCCATGccgtgccatgctgtgccagccAAGCAGTGCTATACTGTATCATGCCATTCCAGCCAAGCTGTGCCATGCTACGCCATACCACTCGAGCAGTGCCATACCCTGCCATACAACTTGAGCTGTGGTGTGGTGTGCCGTGCCGTGTCGTGCCGTTCCAGCCGTTCCGCCCCACTCCCAGTTCTTCCCGGCGTGGGGCGTGTCCGGGGGCGGTgtctgcccccccccagccgccGCTCTCCCCGCCCCGGGGGCCCGGCCGGGCTCGGATTGGTGCTCGTCTGCGGCCCCCTCGGAGCGCGGCCGCCATCGGGGCTATTTGACGTGTCGCTGGGGCCGGGGGAAGGTTTCGTCTcgccggggccgccgccgccgccgctccgccgcccgcccggcccggcccggccccgcggaGCCCGGCGCGccgcctccccccccctcccctcctcctccctttcccccccctcccctcccttcctcccccagccccaaatGAGCGGTGCCCCCGGTGGGCCCCGGCCGAGGACCCCGCCGAGCCGCGGAGCCGCGGCCGCCCCGTCGCCCCGGCCGCCCCCCGCCGACCCGCTGCGCCAGGCCAGCCGGCTGCCCATCCGCGTCCTGAAGATGCTCAGCGCCCACGGCGGCCACCTCCTGCACCCCGAGTACCTCCAGCCGCTCTCTTCCACGCCCGTCAGCCCGATCGAGGTCAGTGCCCGCCGGTCCCGACCGATCACCGGGGCTCCCCCCTGCCCGGGGCTCCCGGGTTCCGCTTTGCCCTGGACTCCAATCTCTTCCCTTCCGGGGGCTCCCGGTTGCTCCCGGCTgggcttcttcccttccccgcGCCTCCCTGTTGCTCCTGGCCGGGCTCCCTCCCTTCCCGGGTCTCCCGCTTCCTCCCGGCCGGGCTCTGTCCTTGCCGTGGCTCCCGATTCATCTCCTCCCGGAGCCTCCGGCCCGAATCTTCGCTTCCCGTAGCTCCCGATTCATCTCTTCCCGGAGCCTCCGGCCCGAATCTTCCCTTCCCGTGGCTCCCGATACCTCCTTCCCCGGGGCTCCCGCTTCCTCCTGGCCGGGCTCTGTCCTTGCCGTGGCTCCCGATTCATCACTTCCCGGAGCCTCTGGCCCGGCTCTTCCCTTCCCCGGGGCTCCCGGTTGCTCCCGGCCgggctccttcccttccccggGGCTCCCGGTTGCTCCCGGCCgggctccttcccttccccggGGCTCCCGGTTGCTCCCGGCCgggctccttcccttccccggGGCTCCCGGTTGCTCCCGGCCgggctccttcccttccccggGGCTCCCGGTTGCTCCCGGCCgggctccttcccttccccggGGCTCCCGGTTGCTCCCGGCCgggctccttcccttcctcggGGCTCCCGGTTGCTCCCGGCCgggctccttcccttccccggGGCTCCGATTCATCACTTTCCGGAACCTCCGCCCGGATCTTCCCTTCCCGTGGCTCCCCGTACCTCCTTTCCCGGTTCTCTCGGTTGCTGCCGGCCGGGCTCTTCCTTTCCCGGGGATTCTAGCTCCCCCTGCgctgctccttccccttcctcgctgcagcctggctccccccaccccattctggttctccccagcaggtcacaTCCTCATTCCCCTCATCCCTTGTGCCCTCGCTCAGCGCCTGGCCCAGCCCCGCTGGTCTCGGGATttaggggaggggagaagggccgggctgggggtgctgtcgGGGCTCTCCCACTGACCGGCTCCGCTCCTTCCGCAGCTGGACGCCAAGAAGAGccctctggcactgctggcccAGACCTGCTCGCAGATTGGCAAGCCCgacccacccccctcctccaaACTCAACGCCGTGGCCTCCGCCGGCCTGCCCGCCGCCGACAAGGAGCCTGCCGCCCGCCCTGCCACCTTGAAGCCACCGGGCAGCGGGGACACGCCGCCCGAGGACAAGTCCAGCTTCAAGCCCTACTCGAAGGGCAGCGGGGAGCCACGCAAGGAAGGTGGCACGGACAAGGCTGGCTTTCGGGTGCCCAGCGCCGCTTGCCCACCCTTCCCGCCCCACGCCGCCGCCTCGCCCGGCAGCTCCCGCGGCGCGTCGCCGCAGCACACCGATCCCAAGGGCCCCGAAGAGAAGAAGGAGCCTGAGACGGGCAAGCCCAGCCCCGAGGGGACGAGCGGGGGGCTGGGACGTGGGGTGACAGAAGCTGGGGCGCACGGCGATCCCCCCTCGGGCCGCAAATCGGAGCCCCCAGCCTTGCCTCCCGCCGGCCATGTGGCCCCCGTCTCACCCTACAAGCCAGGCCACTCCGTCTTCCCTCTGCCGCCCTCCAGCATCGGCTACCACGGCTCCATCGTCGGTGCCTATGCCGGCTACCCGTCCCAGTTTGTGCCCGGGCTGGACCCCACCAAGCCGGGCCTGGTGGgcagccagctgccaggggcGCTGGGGCTGCCGGGCAagccacccagctccagccctctcaccGGGGCCTCGCCGCCCTCCTTCATGCAGGGATTATGCCGGGACCCCTATTGCCTGAGCTACCACAGCGCCTCGCACCTGGGCTCCAGCAACTGCTCCAGCTGTGTGCACGACCCTGGCAGCCTGAAGAGCGGATACCCCCTGGTGTACCCCACGCACCCCCTGCACTCGGTGCACACCACGCTCTCCTCCAGCGGCACCCCCAGCCTGCCGGGCCACCCCCTCTACACCTACGGCTTCATGCTGCAGAACGATCCCCTGCCCCACATATGCAACTGGGTGTCTGCCAGCGGACCCTGCGACAAGAGGTTTGCCACCTCGGAGGAGCTGCTCACCCACCTACGGACCCACACGGCCCTGCCAGGGGCGGAAAAGCTCTTGGCAGGTTACCCTACCTCCGGGCTGGGCTCCGCGGCCTCctgccacctccacctcccGCCCGCCGCCCCAGGGAGCCCCAACACGTTACCGGCCTCCCTCTCCTTGAGGAGCCCACACACTTTGGGACTCAACAGGTACCACCCCTACGGCAAGAGCCATTTGCCCACGGCCGGTGCCCTGCCGGTGCCCTCCTTGCCGGCCGCCGGACCTTACTACTCTCCAT
The DNA window shown above is from Dryobates pubescens isolate bDryPub1 chromosome 31, bDryPub1.pri, whole genome shotgun sequence and carries:
- the ZNF703 gene encoding zinc finger protein 703 — translated: MSGAPGGPRPRTPPSRGAAAAPSPRPPPADPLRQASRLPIRVLKMLSAHGGHLLHPEYLQPLSSTPVSPIELDAKKSPLALLAQTCSQIGKPDPPPSSKLNAVASAGLPAADKEPAARPATLKPPGSGDTPPEDKSSFKPYSKGSGEPRKEGGTDKAGFRVPSAACPPFPPHAAASPGSSRGASPQHTDPKGPEEKKEPETGKPSPEGTSGGLGRGVTEAGAHGDPPSGRKSEPPALPPAGHVAPVSPYKPGHSVFPLPPSSIGYHGSIVGAYAGYPSQFVPGLDPTKPGLVGSQLPGALGLPGKPPSSSPLTGASPPSFMQGLCRDPYCLSYHSASHLGSSNCSSCVHDPGSLKSGYPLVYPTHPLHSVHTTLSSSGTPSLPGHPLYTYGFMLQNDPLPHICNWVSASGPCDKRFATSEELLTHLRTHTALPGAEKLLAGYPTSGLGSAASCHLHLPPAAPGSPNTLPASLSLRSPHTLGLNRYHPYGKSHLPTAGALPVPSLPAAGPYYSPYALYGQRLTSASALGYQ